The Primulina huaijiensis isolate GDHJ02 chromosome 12, ASM1229523v2, whole genome shotgun sequence genome has a window encoding:
- the LOC140989462 gene encoding uncharacterized protein codes for MPFTSPMSNEHATPTFVLETQLSDRESPIEVVNLEKAVSNADGSRKRSSWTKLEDEVLARSFITISDDPIIGNDQKADAFWGGVASYYNENRPSGSNTKSANVICSHWHNTIQKKSADHYVATKKTKTSESGASNISSNQEVSIDLDDEDTRPMGQKAAKRKGKDRVKSTIEDLTVNYSNIFTKFAEYTNVKKYEVHLKRKQLEVEEIKAKAALSRSEAKNRRLKLKEYKILNKDKSQMTEEQLIIHECSSSSNSCSTSEDEIHVEIDEQAYDPVEEKMSLVLQQHQQLMESY; via the exons ATGCCTTTCACATCTCCAATGTCGAATGAACATGCAACTCCGACTTTTGTCCTGGAGACGCAACTTTCCGATCGTGAATCCCCAATTGAGGTAGTCAATTTAGAAAAAGCGGTTTCAAATGCTGACGGTTCAAGAAAGCGTTCAAGTTGGACAAAGCTTGAAGACGAGGTCTTAGCGAGAAGTTTTATCACTATCAGCGATGATCCAATAATCGGAAATGATCAAAAGGCGGATGCTTTTTGGGGAGGTGTTGCAAGCTACTACAATGAGAATCGTCCCTCAGGTTCAAACACCAAAAGCGCAAATGTTATATGCTCACATTGGCACAATACAATCCAAAAGAAG TCCGCTGATCACTATGTGGCCACAAAGAAGACGAAGACTTCAGAGTCGGGTGCAAGCAACATCTCCTCTAACCAAGAGGTAAGCATAGACCTTGATGATGAAGATACTCGTCCAATGGGACAAAAGGCAGCAAAAAGGAAGGGAAAAGATAGAGTCAAATCGACCATAGAAGATCTGACAGTAAACTACAGTAATATTTTCACAAAGTTCGCCGAGTACACAAACGTGAAGAAGTACGAAGTCCATCTGAAACGAAAACAACTCGAAGTAGAGGAGATTAAGGCAAAAGCTGCCTTGTCCAGATCTGAAGCTAAGAATCGACGCTTGAAATTGAAGGAGTACAAAATCTTGAACAAAGACAAATCGCAGATGACAGAGGAACAACTTATCATACATGAAT GCAGCTCTAGCTCAAATTCTTGCTCGACAAGCGAAGACGAAATCCATGTCGAAATCGATGAGCAAGCTTATGATCCGGTTGAAGAAAAGATGTCATTGGTACTTCAACAACACCAACAACTTATGGAATCATATTAG
- the LOC140989463 gene encoding uncharacterized protein, which yields MDMGIDNLVKLVDFGKMDILAVPLTALTKKNVKFVWGPDCQKSFDMSKQALTMTPVLAMPSGQGEFVVYTDSSKLGLGAVLMQHDIVIVYASRQLKANVVADALSRKTVVITQLLVQRSLQAEIQRFELAVYVRSSAPNLSTLKVKSTLRDRIWAGQTSDEQLQKWRQRDKAKGRRLYTVVDGIVRYRDRLWVPSRDSMKAGILSEARGET from the exons ATGGATATGGGTATTGATAATTTGGTGAAATTGGTGGATTTTGggaagatggatattcttgcgG tGCCATTAACCGCcctgacgaagaagaatgtgaaGTTTGTTTGGGGGCCTGACTGCCAGAAGAGTTTTGACATGTCGAAGCAAGCGTTGACCATGACaccagttctagctatgccatcagggcaaggagagtttGTGGTTTATACAGAttcttcgaagctcggtttgggcgcagtgttgatgcagcatgacaTAGTTATAGTTTATGCGTCTCGACAGTTGAAG gctaatgtagttgcagatgcccTAAGCAGAAAGACTGTAGTGATCACTCAGTTGTTAGTACAGAGATCGTTGCAGGCAGAGATCcagcggtttgagcttgcagtttatgTCAGAAGTAGTGCTCCTAATCTTTCTACCCTGAAAGTGAAGTCGACACTGAGAGACAGAATTTGGGCAGGGCAGACTTCTGACGAGCAGCtgcagaagtggagacagagggatAAAGCTAAGGGCCGGAGGTTGTATACAGTGGTGGATggcatagtcagatataggGACCGACTATGGGTTCCGAGCAGGGATTCCATGAAAGCAGGTATCTTGAGCGAGGCCCGGGGAGAAAcgtaa